The Candidatus Moraniibacteriota bacterium genome has a segment encoding these proteins:
- a CDS encoding bifunctional 5,10-methylenetetrahydrofolate dehydrogenase/5,10-methenyltetrahydrofolate cyclohydrolase — MILLYGKPIADKILNRLKSDISMSNKKPGMAVILVGKDEASHLYVSLKEKKAREIGINFQRFDLEENISENKVIDLIQKINNDKNIHGMIVQMPLPRILNAKKIISNIDPRKDADGFSGKSALSPVFPQAILLLLESSGENLERKKAIVIANSDEFGQTMAKMLLKNNIQTEYLIAKNMSENMNKIRKADIVISAVGHCGLLKGEMLKDKAIVIDGGIEKFNGKVIGDVDFASVEEKNGFLSPVPGGVGPVTIACLLENVYLAFKAQQKENN; from the coding sequence ATGATATTGTTATATGGAAAACCAATTGCCGATAAAATTCTGAATCGCTTAAAAAGCGATATTTCAATGAGCAACAAAAAACCAGGGATGGCTGTTATTCTGGTTGGAAAAGACGAGGCTTCGCATCTTTATGTTTCGCTTAAAGAAAAAAAAGCCAGGGAAATAGGCATAAATTTTCAAAGATTTGATTTGGAAGAAAATATTTCTGAAAATAAAGTTATAGATCTTATACAAAAAATAAATAATGATAAGAACATTCACGGAATGATTGTACAAATGCCTTTGCCAAGAATTCTTAATGCTAAAAAAATAATATCCAATATCGATCCGAGAAAAGATGCCGACGGCTTTTCCGGTAAAAGTGCACTCAGTCCTGTTTTTCCTCAGGCAATTTTATTATTGCTGGAAAGCAGCGGAGAAAATTTAGAAAGAAAAAAAGCAATAGTTATTGCTAATTCTGATGAATTTGGACAGACTATGGCAAAAATGCTTTTAAAAAATAACATTCAAACAGAATATCTTATTGCAAAAAATATGTCTGAAAATATGAATAAAATCAGAAAAGCTGATATTGTAATAAGCGCTGTTGGACATTGTGGATTATTAAAAGGAGAAATGCTTAAAGACAAAGCCATTGTAATTGATGGTGGAATTGAAAAATTTAATGGGAAAGTTATAGGAGATGTTGATTTTGCTTCAGTAGAAGAAAAAAATGGTTTTTTGTCTCCTGTTCCAGGAGGAGTAGGCCCTGTCACAATTGCCTGTCTTTTGGAAAACGTATATTTGGCTTTTAAGGCTCAACAAAAGGAAAATAATTGA
- the tgt gene encoding tRNA guanosine(34) transglycosylase Tgt yields the protein MGIKLLSQQKKHRKGILYTKNGVIKTPFFMPDATRGFVRSLSENDLKKIGMGPMVVNTYHLYLQPGIKTITKSGGIHKFMNWNNPLLSDSGGYQVFSLIHKNPKMGKITDKKVIFKSPLDGLRHELTPEKAMQIQFDLGVDMMVCLDDPPPNNYSKEKIKKSVERTISWAKRCKVEYGKQIEKRKIKQKNRPLLFGVIQGGEYKDLRKYCTENLIKIGFDGYGFGARHVDSGGKFLKDVLEFTADLIPEKSLRFALGVGTPEDIVKCVHMGWDMFDCVIPTREGRHGRLFIWKKEDIQKKDFYKTINIRNEKFRNDFTPIDKNCNCYACQNYTKAYLNHLIKSKDPLFLKLASLHNLNFYLELMKKLQ from the coding sequence ATGGGAATTAAATTATTATCGCAACAAAAAAAGCATCGCAAGGGTATTTTATATACTAAAAACGGAGTTATTAAAACCCCGTTTTTTATGCCTGACGCAACCAGGGGTTTTGTTAGGTCTCTTTCCGAGAATGATTTAAAAAAAATTGGCATGGGTCCTATGGTTGTAAATACCTATCATTTATACCTTCAGCCTGGGATTAAAACTATAACTAAGTCGGGTGGTATCCATAAATTCATGAATTGGAATAATCCACTTCTATCAGATAGTGGAGGTTACCAGGTTTTTTCCCTTATTCATAAAAATCCAAAAATGGGCAAAATTACTGATAAAAAGGTTATTTTTAAATCGCCCTTGGATGGATTAAGGCATGAATTAACGCCAGAGAAAGCCATGCAAATACAGTTTGATTTAGGGGTAGATATGATGGTTTGCTTGGATGACCCACCGCCAAATAATTACAGCAAAGAAAAAATAAAAAAATCAGTAGAAAGGACAATTTCTTGGGCCAAAAGATGTAAAGTTGAATATGGAAAACAGATTGAAAAAAGAAAAATAAAACAAAAAAATCGACCACTTCTTTTTGGGGTTATTCAAGGAGGGGAATATAAGGATTTAAGGAAATATTGTACAGAAAATCTTATAAAAATAGGATTTGACGGTTATGGATTTGGAGCTAGGCACGTTGACAGTGGAGGAAAATTTTTAAAAGACGTTTTGGAATTTACTGCTGATCTTATTCCTGAAAAATCATTGCGATTTGCCTTAGGTGTAGGAACTCCAGAAGATATTGTTAAATGTGTGCATATGGGATGGGATATGTTTGACTGTGTTATTCCAACAAGGGAAGGAAGGCACGGTAGGTTATTTATTTGGAAAAAAGAAGACATACAAAAAAAGGATTTTTATAAAACAATAAATATCAGAAATGAAAAATTCAGGAATGATTTTACACCTATTGATAAAAATTGCAATTGCTATGCTTGCCAAAATTATACTAAAGCTTACCTTAATCACTTAATTAAATCAAAGGATCCTCTTTTTTTGAAATTAGCTTCATTGCATAACCTAAATTTTTATCTGGAATTAATGAAAAAGTTACAGTAA
- the recO gene encoding DNA repair protein RecO — protein sequence MEYKYTGIILNKRDVGETDRTYTIYTLEGGKIKSLAKGVRKSNAKLASMLENITLADITIIKTKGIGKITGSIVENNFTAVKSESEAILEVFSALGLFEKLVDFENPDRFIFELLKNYLETVNICAVNKDKKKHVLLKLGFIVKLLSELGYTIEVNSCVVCSKKLSESSPIFNAKHGGTLCFSCAEKNQDAAIIVRANAIKMIRLFLQNKMNTLAKIQATKEDCDSTLLVVNEFLRWNN from the coding sequence ATGGAATATAAATATACTGGAATTATTTTGAATAAACGTGATGTAGGGGAAACTGATCGTACATATACGATTTATACTCTTGAAGGTGGGAAAATAAAATCCCTGGCTAAAGGAGTTAGAAAATCTAATGCCAAATTAGCTTCTATGCTTGAAAATATAACTTTGGCAGACATAACTATCATTAAAACCAAAGGAATTGGAAAAATTACTGGATCTATTGTTGAAAATAATTTCACAGCCGTAAAAAGTGAAAGTGAAGCAATTCTGGAAGTTTTTTCTGCGTTGGGTTTATTTGAGAAATTGGTTGATTTTGAAAATCCGGATCGTTTTATTTTTGAACTTCTTAAAAATTATTTAGAAACTGTTAATATTTGTGCTGTTAATAAAGACAAGAAAAAGCATGTTCTGCTAAAATTAGGCTTCATCGTCAAACTATTGTCCGAACTTGGGTATACCATAGAAGTAAATTCATGTGTTGTTTGCAGTAAAAAACTTTCCGAGAGTTCACCCATATTTAATGCAAAACATGGGGGAACATTGTGTTTTTCTTGTGCTGAAAAAAACCAAGATGCGGCAATTATTGTACGTGCCAATGCTATAAAAATGATACGATTGTTTTTACAAAATAAAATGAATACTTTGGCAAAAATACAGGCTACTAAAGAAGATTGTGACAGCACTCTTTTGGTAGTTAATGAGTTTTTGAGGTGGAACAATTAA
- the ileS gene encoding isoleucine--tRNA ligase, translating into MFKKVDAKQSFPKMEEEILKFWEENKIFEKSVEKNSPEKSFIFYEGPPTANGTPGLHHVLARAFKDVVPRYKTMKGFRVERKAGWDTHGLPVELQVEKALGLKNKQDIENIVPGDKRQSIIEFNKKCKESVWEYKDLWEKLTRRMGYWVDMKNPYITYENKYIESVWWVIAQIFKAKNKKGESLVYKGHKVIPYCYRCGTALSSHEVAQGYQTIKDNSVYIKFKLTEEKDTYVLAWTTTPWTLPSNVALAINTGVTYCKVKIDKNNFFILAKNRIEEVLKNSKYEIIKDISGKDLLDLKYEPLYSVSKEKNAYKIIHGDFVSTTDGTGVVHIAPAFGEDDANVGRENNLPTVLTVDEEGKIIVGFDVPGEGIPVKKKNVVGKFEVDELIVEDLKKRGLFLQEELYEHEYPFCWRCDTPLIYYAKPSWFIRMSELSDDLVKNNENINWIPEYIKEGRFGEWLRGVKDWAISRERYWGTPLPLWQCECGEIKVIESQKELESASGIKIEDLHKPFIDDIKIKCSCGKEMIRTSEVLDVWFDSGSMPLAQFHYPNGANDEDKKKIENGKYFPADFISEAIDQTRGWFYTLHAIANLLWKAGKVPEGRAFKNVICLGHIVDAKGKKMSKSKGNIVDPMKIMDEFSADMLRYFLYTVNQPGMTKKFDVKNLRDIMNRVFRMLWNSYSFFVMYANIDKFEPSVKNNAKVTNLLDKWIISELNILIENVDKKLGDYDMYNSAYAIEKFIDNLSNWYIRRSRKRFWKSEDDDDKNQAYQTLHYVLVELSKLMAPFCPFISEEIYRNLTVEESVHLAEFPIADKNLIDEGLNGEMEKTRNIITEALQLRARAGIKVRQPLLDLKFKNHDIRKELIEIIKEEVNVKNASFDKSIKENLELNTEITEDLKLEGQAREIIRFIQEMRKEAGYEVDNRIFLGYTGMFQVFKKFKNLIAKEVLAKDIKSEELSNFDLEKEAKIDDEKIKLQIKKA; encoded by the coding sequence ATGTTTAAAAAAGTTGATGCCAAACAAAGTTTTCCAAAAATGGAAGAAGAAATCCTGAAGTTTTGGGAGGAAAATAAAATATTTGAAAAGTCAGTAGAAAAAAATTCTCCCGAGAAATCTTTTATTTTCTATGAAGGTCCTCCGACAGCTAATGGAACTCCTGGTCTTCATCACGTTTTAGCGCGGGCATTCAAAGATGTTGTGCCAAGGTATAAAACCATGAAAGGTTTCAGGGTGGAAAGAAAAGCTGGCTGGGATACGCACGGATTACCAGTTGAACTGCAAGTGGAAAAAGCTTTAGGTCTCAAAAATAAACAAGATATTGAGAATATAGTACCAGGAGACAAAAGGCAGAGCATTATTGAATTTAATAAAAAATGCAAAGAATCAGTCTGGGAATATAAAGATCTGTGGGAAAAATTAACAAGGCGCATGGGTTATTGGGTGGATATGAAAAACCCATATATAACTTATGAAAATAAATATATTGAATCGGTCTGGTGGGTAATTGCGCAGATTTTTAAGGCCAAAAACAAAAAAGGAGAAAGTCTTGTATATAAAGGGCATAAAGTCATACCCTATTGCTACCGCTGTGGAACTGCACTTTCTTCACATGAAGTTGCCCAGGGCTACCAGACGATTAAAGATAATTCTGTTTATATAAAATTTAAGCTTACAGAAGAAAAAGACACCTATGTTTTAGCCTGGACAACAACACCTTGGACATTGCCAAGCAACGTGGCATTAGCAATAAATACTGGTGTAACTTATTGCAAAGTAAAAATTGATAAAAATAATTTTTTTATTTTGGCCAAAAACAGGATAGAAGAAGTATTAAAAAATTCAAAATATGAAATAATCAAGGATATTTCAGGAAAGGATTTATTAGATCTGAAATATGAACCACTTTACAGTGTATCTAAAGAAAAAAATGCTTATAAAATAATCCATGGTGATTTTGTTTCCACAACAGATGGAACAGGAGTAGTTCATATCGCTCCAGCTTTCGGAGAAGATGATGCTAATGTGGGCAGGGAAAATAACTTGCCTACAGTGCTGACTGTTGACGAAGAAGGAAAAATAATAGTCGGTTTTGATGTTCCTGGAGAAGGAATTCCAGTAAAAAAGAAAAATGTTGTCGGAAAATTTGAAGTCGATGAATTGATTGTTGAAGATTTGAAAAAAAGAGGATTATTTTTACAAGAAGAGCTGTATGAACATGAATATCCTTTCTGTTGGCGCTGTGACACCCCGCTTATTTACTATGCAAAACCATCTTGGTTTATTCGTATGAGCGAATTATCTGATGATTTAGTAAAAAATAACGAAAATATAAACTGGATTCCTGAATATATTAAAGAGGGGCGATTTGGCGAATGGTTGCGTGGTGTTAAGGACTGGGCTATTTCTCGCGAACGTTATTGGGGAACACCGCTACCACTTTGGCAATGTGAATGCGGGGAAATAAAAGTGATTGAATCCCAGAAAGAATTGGAAAGCGCATCTGGCATAAAAATAGAAGATTTACATAAGCCTTTTATTGATGACATAAAAATAAAATGTTCTTGCGGTAAGGAAATGATAAGAACGTCAGAAGTGCTGGACGTTTGGTTTGACAGTGGATCAATGCCATTGGCACAATTTCATTATCCTAATGGTGCCAATGATGAAGATAAGAAAAAAATTGAAAATGGAAAATATTTTCCAGCTGATTTTATTTCTGAAGCAATCGACCAAACTCGTGGCTGGTTTTACACGCTACATGCCATTGCTAATCTTTTATGGAAAGCCGGCAAAGTTCCAGAAGGCAGAGCTTTCAAAAATGTTATTTGCCTAGGGCACATTGTTGATGCAAAAGGTAAAAAAATGAGCAAGTCCAAAGGTAATATTGTGGATCCGATGAAAATTATGGATGAATTTTCAGCTGATATGCTGAGGTATTTCCTTTATACCGTCAATCAGCCAGGAATGACTAAAAAATTTGATGTTAAAAACTTAAGAGACATAATGAACAGGGTTTTCCGCATGCTTTGGAATTCCTATTCCTTTTTTGTGATGTATGCGAATATCGACAAGTTCGAACCTTCTGTAAAAAATAATGCAAAAGTTACCAATCTATTAGATAAATGGATAATTTCCGAGCTTAATATTCTTATTGAGAATGTTGATAAAAAGCTAGGAGATTACGATATGTACAATTCAGCTTATGCAATTGAAAAATTCATTGATAATCTTTCCAATTGGTATATACGCAGGAGTCGCAAAAGATTTTGGAAATCAGAGGATGATGATGACAAAAACCAGGCTTATCAGACCCTGCATTATGTACTAGTAGAGTTATCTAAATTAATGGCGCCATTTTGTCCGTTTATTTCGGAAGAAATTTATAGGAATTTAACCGTAGAAGAGTCTGTGCATCTAGCAGAGTTTCCAATTGCAGATAAAAATTTAATCGATGAAGGGCTGAATGGAGAAATGGAAAAAACAAGAAATATAATCACGGAAGCCCTGCAGCTTCGTGCTAGAGCAGGAATAAAAGTAAGACAGCCGCTTCTTGATTTAAAATTTAAAAATCACGATATAAGAAAAGAGCTTATAGAAATTATAAAAGAAGAAGTTAATGTAAAAAATGCTTCTTTTGACAAAAGTATTAAAGAAAATTTGGAATTAAATACTGAAATCACTGAAGATTTAAAACTGGAAGGTCAAGCCAGGGAAATCATTCGTTTTATCCAAGAAATGCGCAAAGAAGCAGGTTACGAGGTTGACAATCGCATATTTTTGGGCTATACTGGAATGTTTCAGGTCTTTAAAAAATTTAAGAATTTAATAGCCAAAGAAGTTTTAGCCAAAGATATAAAGTCAGAAGAATTAAGCAATTTTGATCTCGAAAAAGAGGCTAAAATTGATGATGAAAAAATAAAATTGCAAATAAAGAAAGCCTAA
- a CDS encoding NUDIX hydrolase: MSREEKRHLIEVHVAGMCFRETKNNIEILIAKRNNDRELYPGKWECGGGQVFPGENFEEAVKRQIADELGVVVDKTIVSGIYEIETPQLEQKKIPGVRFVCFFDKYVNGKGPQINPKEFSQWKWQSLDNLNDVDFINGIQDEIRTSWESYDKCKHVYRT, from the coding sequence ATGTCGCGGGAAGAAAAGAGACATCTAATTGAAGTTCATGTAGCCGGGATGTGTTTTAGGGAAACTAAAAATAATATAGAAATCTTGATTGCTAAAAGGAATAATGATCGGGAACTTTATCCTGGGAAATGGGAATGTGGGGGAGGGCAAGTCTTTCCAGGGGAAAACTTCGAAGAAGCAGTCAAAAGACAAATAGCTGATGAACTTGGAGTTGTTGTAGATAAAACTATTGTTTCTGGAATATATGAAATTGAAACTCCGCAATTAGAACAAAAAAAGATTCCAGGAGTGAGATTTGTCTGTTTTTTTGACAAATATGTGAATGGGAAAGGGCCACAAATAAATCCTAAAGAATTTTCACAATGGAAGTGGCAGTCACTGGATAATTTAAATGATGTTGATTTCATAAACGGGATACAGGATGAAATAAGAACCAGTTGGGAATCTTATGATAAGTGTAAACATGTGTATAGAACATGA
- a CDS encoding glycosyltransferase family 1 protein, which yields MRIGIDARSILNPEKGDAIGIGHYTYQLIRHLLKNDTENEYVIFFDFRVREKDVKKFTKPNVQIKFYPFSDYKKYLPGAYNEILGTATLQKEKLDVLHTTSSYNRIPMSYSGKTVVTFHDMAIFNIPQYIPAVKRARDRVINKLMARKADKIIAVSESLKNDVKKFLNVSDEKISVIYSGLDERFFTQPNMDENKVLGKYGINKKYILFLGTLEPSKNISRLLEAFSIFKRKQKQKKSNKFDYQLVLAGKRGWLSQEYQQIIKDLGLAKDVIFTGYVVGDELVPLFHGAEFFVMPSLYEGFGMTVLEAFATQTPAIISKVASLPELAGDASYFINPLNTEELAEAITLFAGDESLRGQYRAKGLEQAKKYNWDKTALETLKIYKSFNKN from the coding sequence ATGCGAATAGGAATTGATGCTAGATCCATATTAAATCCCGAAAAAGGGGATGCTATAGGTATCGGACATTATACGTACCAGCTCATCCGTCACTTGCTGAAAAATGATACAGAAAATGAGTATGTAATTTTCTTTGATTTTCGTGTGCGTGAAAAAGATGTTAAGAAGTTCACAAAACCAAATGTCCAGATAAAATTCTATCCCTTTTCTGATTATAAAAAATATCTGCCAGGGGCCTATAATGAAATTTTAGGCACAGCTACTCTGCAAAAAGAAAAGCTAGATGTTTTACATACCACGTCTTCTTATAATAGGATCCCAATGAGTTATTCAGGTAAAACAGTTGTAACATTTCACGACATGGCAATCTTCAATATCCCTCAATATATACCAGCAGTAAAAAGAGCGCGAGATAGGGTTATAAATAAACTTATGGCTCGCAAAGCCGATAAAATTATTGCGGTTTCTGAATCTTTAAAAAATGATGTTAAAAAATTTTTAAATGTAAGTGATGAAAAAATATCCGTTATTTATAGCGGTTTGGATGAAAGATTCTTCACCCAGCCGAATATGGATGAAAATAAAGTTTTAGGAAAATATGGAATCAATAAAAAATACATACTTTTTTTAGGAACCCTTGAGCCTTCAAAAAATATCTCACGCTTACTGGAAGCTTTCTCTATTTTTAAGCGTAAACAGAAACAGAAAAAATCTAATAAATTCGATTATCAGTTAGTTTTAGCAGGAAAACGCGGATGGTTATCGCAAGAATATCAGCAGATAATCAAAGATTTAGGACTGGCTAAGGATGTTATATTTACTGGATATGTGGTTGGCGATGAATTGGTACCATTGTTTCATGGAGCTGAATTTTTCGTTATGCCCTCGCTTTATGAAGGATTTGGCATGACAGTGCTAGAAGCCTTTGCAACTCAAACGCCAGCAATTATCTCGAAAGTGGCATCTCTCCCAGAATTAGCTGGTGATGCCTCATATTTTATTAATCCACTTAATACAGAAGAATTGGCTGAAGCCATAACTCTTTTTGCGGGTGATGAAAGTCTTCGTGGACAATATCGTGCAAAAGGGCTTGAACAGGCAAAGAAATATAATTGGGATAAAACAGCTTTGGAAACATTAAAAATCTATAAAAGTTTTAATAAAAATTAA
- the argS gene encoding arginine--tRNA ligase: protein MKKNIKRIIKDAILSMKEDQVYLDFNISDIIIDYPKNEKFGDYTSNICMILGKKNKKNPLEIAEQIKQKIIKNRIEHFDKIEIAVPGYINFHLSKKYLQEVVRKINSEKNNFGNSKDGNGVKVNNEFISANPTGPLHLGNGRGGFYGDSISRVLKKAGFEVINEYYVNDAGEQIEKLGHSVLKDGEATYVGEYIDELNKTYGNISNIREAGEKAADQILKKIKKTTSEKMHISFDIWMNEKEIQEKKYIERAIELLKDKNLTYESEGAVWLKTTEFGDEKDRVLIKSNGQKAYLAGDAGYMLNKIERGFKKIIIGLGADHHGYITRLRALAKTLGFIGDFRVIISQMVRLIKDGQEARMSKRAGNVVYIDDLIEEIGHDVTRFFFLLYSPDTHMNFDLSLAKERSQKNPVFYVQYAHARICSILNKSKIQDKADLSLLTHEKEIGLIKELNKFPELVEEISFSYEVHKLPHYAINLADRFHSFYDACRVIDEENYELTKSRLLLVNSVRIVLSEVLNLIGVSAPTKM from the coding sequence ATGAAGAAAAACATCAAAAGAATTATAAAAGACGCTATTTTAAGCATGAAAGAAGATCAAGTTTATCTTGATTTTAATATTTCTGATATTATTATTGATTATCCTAAAAATGAAAAATTTGGAGATTATACTTCAAATATATGCATGATTTTAGGTAAAAAAAATAAAAAAAATCCGCTAGAAATAGCAGAACAAATCAAGCAAAAAATTATAAAAAATAGAATAGAACATTTTGATAAAATAGAGATTGCAGTTCCGGGATACATAAATTTTCATCTATCAAAAAAATATTTGCAAGAAGTTGTCAGGAAAATAAATAGTGAAAAAAATAATTTTGGAAATTCAAAAGATGGCAATGGGGTTAAAGTAAACAATGAGTTTATCTCTGCTAATCCGACGGGGCCACTGCATTTGGGCAATGGCCGAGGTGGTTTTTATGGCGATTCTATTTCAAGGGTCCTTAAAAAAGCTGGCTTCGAGGTTATTAATGAATATTACGTAAACGATGCCGGAGAGCAAATTGAGAAGTTGGGCCATAGCGTGCTAAAAGACGGAGAAGCTACTTATGTTGGAGAATATATTGATGAATTAAATAAAACATACGGAAATATTTCCAATATAAGAGAGGCAGGAGAAAAAGCTGCTGATCAAATTTTAAAAAAAATCAAAAAAACAACATCTGAAAAAATGCACATTTCTTTTGATATATGGATGAATGAAAAAGAAATTCAAGAAAAAAAATATATTGAAAGGGCAATTGAACTTTTGAAAGACAAAAATTTAACTTATGAATCAGAGGGGGCTGTTTGGCTTAAAACAACTGAGTTTGGTGACGAAAAGGATAGAGTTTTAATAAAAAGTAATGGGCAAAAAGCCTATTTAGCAGGTGATGCCGGATATATGCTGAATAAGATCGAAAGAGGTTTCAAGAAAATTATTATAGGACTCGGAGCTGATCATCATGGATATATTACTCGTCTTCGCGCTTTAGCTAAAACGCTTGGTTTTATTGGTGATTTCCGTGTCATTATATCTCAGATGGTGCGCCTTATAAAAGATGGTCAAGAAGCCAGAATGAGCAAACGCGCTGGCAATGTCGTGTATATTGATGATCTTATTGAAGAAATAGGCCATGATGTTACTAGATTTTTCTTTCTTTTATATTCTCCAGACACACATATGAATTTTGACTTAAGCTTAGCTAAAGAACGTTCCCAAAAAAACCCTGTATTTTATGTGCAATATGCTCATGCCAGAATATGTAGTATTTTAAATAAATCTAAAATTCAGGATAAAGCAGATTTATCCTTATTAACGCACGAAAAAGAGATAGGTCTTATAAAAGAATTGAATAAGTTCCCGGAATTAGTTGAAGAAATTTCTTTCAGCTATGAAGTTCATAAATTACCGCATTATGCAATTAATTTAGCTGATAGATTTCATTCTTTCTATGATGCGTGCAGAGTTATTGATGAAGAAAATTATGAATTAACAAAGAGTAGACTTTTATTGGTGAATTCTGTTAGAATTGTATTATCAGAAGTCCTGAATTTGATAGGTGTCAGTGCGCCGACTAAAATGTAA
- the rsmI gene encoding 16S rRNA (cytidine(1402)-2'-O)-methyltransferase codes for MKGILHIIATPIGNLEDITLRALSTLKESDLIACEDTRVTSKLLSHYNISKPLVSLHQHSGKIRFDRIISELNAGKNIAYASDAGTPGISDPGNKLVAAAIAEDIDVIPIPGVAAMTTLISIAGVDMQQFVFLGFPPHKKGREKFFKLLSETKYPAVYYDSPHRILKNIELLKKNGLNKHIIIGREMTKLFEEIIRGNFAEVSEYFTKNPSKLKGEFTIIIY; via the coding sequence ATGAAAGGAATTTTACATATTATAGCCACTCCTATTGGCAATCTGGAAGATATTACACTGAGAGCTCTTAGTACTTTAAAAGAGTCTGATCTGATTGCGTGCGAAGATACCAGAGTGACAAGTAAATTGCTTTCTCATTATAACATATCCAAACCTCTTGTTTCCTTGCATCAACACAGTGGAAAGATTAGATTTGATAGAATTATATCGGAACTTAATGCCGGAAAGAATATAGCTTACGCTAGTGATGCTGGAACTCCAGGAATTTCTGATCCAGGCAATAAACTTGTAGCCGCAGCCATTGCGGAAGATATTGATGTCATACCAATTCCCGGAGTAGCAGCCATGACTACTCTCATAAGTATAGCCGGGGTAGATATGCAGCAGTTTGTTTTTTTAGGCTTTCCTCCTCATAAAAAGGGAAGAGAGAAATTTTTTAAATTATTATCTGAAACTAAATATCCTGCTGTGTATTATGATTCTCCGCATCGAATTTTAAAAAATATTGAATTATTGAAAAAAAATGGCTTGAATAAGCATATAATAATAGGACGCGAAATGACCAAGCTATTCGAAGAAATTATACGCGGGAATTTTGCTGAAGTTTCTGAATATTTTACAAAAAATCCGAGTAAACTAAAGGGAGAATTTACAATTATTATATATTAA